A DNA window from Drosophila sechellia strain sech25 chromosome X, ASM438219v1, whole genome shotgun sequence contains the following coding sequences:
- the LOC6619908 gene encoding uncharacterized protein LOC6619908, which translates to MWSPQKGPTRLWDLRFSSCIFILHLMFSLVIAGNELWPMERPDGMPNIVSLEVMCGKDHMDVHLTFSHPFEGIVSSKGQHSDPRCVYVPPSTGKTFFSFRISYSRCGTKPDLNGQFYENTVVVQYDKDLLEVWDEAKRLRCEWFNDYEKTASKPPMVIADLDVIQLDFRGDNVDCWMEIQHGKGPWAPPVSGIVPLGSTLTLVVAINDYRGEFDMRVKSCVASDGSGHVINLSDEFGCVLRPKMISRFLKARAPDERATVITYAFFHAFKFPDALSVHIKCKVEICRHGCLDHCQNTGVGGGGGGSGESLGLGLGLGLTNANERKDVHMSDAMGSSSNDLLRDLALPPGGQHGMGMGMGPDHDIFYEDIIHDHKQTLGGGGMPAGGDYGHEKSVNLQPRPVHEEQEEADLSDLFGDEDLADLDMEGGEGERYLGLKKSGKFPHGPRQLEAQKRMGVPMAGPRSLEPHGHGDEDVPRPVYRPQAEALKQPREDHIDLDKEEDEKEKEKEQKTQQEDKLTGEAGAAASNDSSKSRRRRSLVISDRKVRSADVGVSGLYDVISEADLAFSPDSKQEAVTVFQGKISEEVVYGICMPVPGFSILFIVVISATIVSALVAGSLLYRYQLQKEALEKQTPMPVTGTLASWMTLRLFRLRHMQQQQQQQQQQQQVRQPSSGHETVQ; encoded by the exons tTTAGTTTAGTCATAGCTGGTAATGAACTGTGGCCCATGGAACGGCCAGACGGAATGCCCAATATCGTCTCACTGGAGGTGATGTGCGGCAAGGATCACATGGATGTACATCTCACCTTTTCGCACCCGTTCGAGGGCATTGTCAGCTCCAAAG GACAACACAGCGATCCGCGTTGCGTTTACGTGCCGCCCTCCACGGGCAAAACGTTCTTCTCCTTCCGCATCTCGTACTCCCGCTGCGGCACCAAGCCGGATCTCAACGGACAGTTCTACGAGAATACG GTGGTGGTTCAGTACGACAAGGATCTGCTGGAAGTCTGGGACGAGGCCAAGCGATTGCGATGCGAGTGGTTCAATGACTACGAGAAGACCGCCTCCAAGCCACCGATGGTCATTGCCGATCTCGATGTTATCCAGCTGGATTTCCGAG GTGACAATGTGGACTGCTGGATGGAGATTCAGCATGGCAAGGGACCCTGGGCGCCGCCAGTAAGTGGTATTGTACCACTCGGCTCAACTTTGACCCTGGTAGTGGCCATCAATGATTATCGAG GCGAATTCGACATGCGTGTGAAATCCTGCGTGGCCTCCGATGGATCTGGTCATGTGATCAACCTGTCCGATGAATTTGGCTGCGTGCTGCGACCCAAGATGATCTCACGCTTCTTGAAGGCACGTGCGCCCGACGAGAGGGCCACCGTGATCACCTATGCCTTCTTCCATGCCTTCAAGTTCCCGGATGCCCTCAGTGTGCACATCAAGTGCAAGGTGGAGATTTGCCGCCACGGCTGCCTCGATCATTGCCAGAACACGGGCGTGggcggtggtggcggtggaTCCGGCGAGAGCCTGGGATTGGGTCTCGGCCTGGGACTGACCAATGCCAATGAGCGCAAGGATGTGCACATGTCGGATGCCATGGGCAGTAGCAGCAACGATCTGCTCAGGGATCTGGCACTGCCGCCGGGCGGTCAACAcggcatgggcatgggaaTGGGTCCAGATCACGACATCTTCTACGAGGACATCATTCACGATCACAAGCAAACGCTGGGCGGCGGAGGAATGCCAGCTGGCGGAGATTATGGCCACGAAAAGAGTGTTAATCTGCAGCCACGACCCGTGCACGAGGAACAGGAGGAGGCGGATCTCTCTGATCTGTTTGGCGATGAGGATCTTGCCGACTTGGACATGGAAGGCGGCGAGGGCGAGCGGTACTTGGGCCTGAAGAAGAGCGGCAAGTTCCCACACGGTCCACGGCAGCTGGAGGCCCAGAAACGTATGGGTGTACCGATGGCGGGACCCCGTTCCCTGGAGCCACACGGTCATGGCGATGAGGACGTGCCACGACCCGTTTACAGACCACAGGCGGAGGCGTTGAAGCAGCCACGCGAGGATCACATCGATTTGGACAAGGAGGAGGATgagaaggagaaggagaaggaacAGAAAACGCAGCAGGAGGACAAGCTGACAGGAGAAGCAGGTGCAGCAGCCAGCAATGATTCCTCCAAGAGCCGTCGCCGTCGTTCGTTGGTCATTTCCGATCGCAAGGTGCGCAGTGCCGACGTGGGCGTCAGCGGTCTGTACGATGTTATATCCGAGGCGGATCTGGCCTTCTCGCCGGACTCCAAACAGGAGGCGGTCACCGTGTTCCAGGGCAAGATTAGCGAGGAGGTCGTCTACGGCATTTGTATGCCAGTGCCCGGCTTCAGCATTCTCTTCATCGTTGTCATCTCGGCCACGATCGTGTCCGCTCTGGTGGCCGGATCCCTGCTATATCGCTATCAGCTGCAAAAGGAGGCGCTGGAGAAGCAGACGCCCATGCCGGTGACCGGAACACTGGCCTCCTGGATGACCCTGCGACTCTTCCGCCTGCGAcacatgcaacagcagcagcaacaacagcagcagcagcaacaagtgaGGCAGCCGAGTTCAGGTCACGAAACGGTGCAGTGA